GCGCCCGCCGCAGCCGTACCAGGTCCTCCAGCGTCATGCTCCCCAGCATCGCACGGGCCGGGCGACGGCTCCCGGGGGAGAGGCGACTATTGCAAGCGCCTGCTTGCAATAGTTAGCGGAGGCTGGCATGGTCGGGGCATGGCATCGCTCAACGTCGGCAATCTCGGTGAGTACCTCCGCGAGCAGCGGAGGACCGCACAGCTGTCCCTGCGGCAGCTCGCCGACGCGGCCGGTGTGTCGAACCCGTACCTGAGTCAGATCGAGCGGGGGCTGCGGAAGCCCAGCGCGGAGGTGCTCCAGCAGGTCGCCAAGGCGCTGCGGATCTCCGCCGAGACGCTCTACGTGCGGGCCGGGATCCTCGACGAGAAGGAGCGGGAGGAGCTGGAGACGCGCGCCGTCATCCTGGCCGATCCCTCGATCAACGAGCGGCAGAAGCAGGTCCTGCTCCAGATCTACGACTCGTTCCGCAAGGAGAACGCCGCCGAGCAGGCAGCGGAGGCCGCCGCCGAGAAGGCGGCCGGCACCGGCACCGACACCGCGCCCGGCACCGGCACCGACACCGCGCCCGGCACCGGCACCGACACCGCGCCCGGCACCGGCACCGACACCGCGCCCGGCACCGACACCGCCGCCACACCCGATGCCACACCGTCTTCGAGCTAGTCCGACACACCCGGGAGGACCACCAGCATGGCCATCATCGACGAACTGCGTACCCCTCTCTACTTCGCCGCCGGCACCGCCGACCTCGCCGTGCAGCAGGCCAAGAAGGTCCCCGGCCTGATCGAGCAGCTCGCCGCCGAGGCGCCCGCCCGCATCGAGGCCGTGCGGAAGACCGACCCGAAGGCCGTGCAGGAGAAGGTGACCGCGCAGGCCAAGGAGGCCCAGGTCACCGTGCAGTCGAAGTTCGCCGAGGTCGTCGGCGGGCTCGACACGGACCTCAAGAAGCTCGGCGAGACCGCCCAGGACCTCGCCCTCCGCGGGGTCGGCGTGGCAGCCGAGTACGCGGTGAAGGCGCGCGAGAAGTACGAGGAGGTCGCCGCCCACGGCGAGGAGGCCGTCAAGGCCTGGCGCGGCGAGGCCGCCGAGGAGATCACCGAGATCGCCGTCGTCGTCGAGCCCACGTCCGAGGCGGACTCCGTGGCGGACCCCGTCGCGGAGGAGGCTTCCGCCAGGAAGCCCGCCGCCCGCAAGGCCCCCGCCAAGAAGACCCCGGTCGCCGCCGAGAAGGAGTAGCGAGCGGTACGCGGACGCGTACGGAAGAAGCAGGTGCGGGCACCAATACGGGTACCCGAGGCGTTGTACCGGGTACCTTGACCGCGAGGCGCTCTCTCCACATCACCACTAGGCGGTGCTCAGCATGTTGCGCGCGGGATTCGACTCCCTTCTCACCCTGGTGATCTTGCTGGTCTTCACCGGCTTCGCCGTCGCCGCGCTCGTCTTCGCCGCCATGGCGCGCGAGGACGCCTACCGCGCCGCCGAGAAGCAGACGAAGAAGTTCTGGCTGATCCTCCTGGGCATCAACCTCGCCCTGAACCTGCTGCTGCCGATGCTGTTCCTGCAGATCGCCGGGCTGATCGCCGCCATCGTCTTCATGGTGGACGTGCGCCCCGCGCTCGCGCAGGTCTCCGGCGGAGGCCGCGGAGGCCGCCGTGGCGGCGGCTCGAGCAGCGACGGGCCGTACGGTCCGTACAACGGCGGCCGGTAGCCGCCGCCGTACGGTCCGGTACAACGGCGCCGGTAGCCGCCGCCGTACGGTCCGTATAACGGCGCCGGTAGCGCGAAGGCGGCCACCGGCGGCCGAGCGGACGTGGACAGGGCCTGGGGGCTAACCCCGGGCCCTTTCCCTGTCTCTGTCTCTGCCCTTGTCCCTGTCCTTGTCCCGCTCCAGGGCCAGGACCGCGACGTCGTCCGTCAGCTCGCCGCCGTTCAGCGACCGCACCTCCGTCACCGCCGCCTCCAGGAGCTCCTCGCCCCGCAGGCCCGAGGACAGCTGCCGGTTGATCATGTCGACCATCCCGTCCTGGCCGAGCCGCGGCGAGCCGGGGCCGGCCGAGCGGCCCTCGATCAGCCCGTCCGTGTACATGAGCAGGCTCCACGCCCCGCCCAGCTCCACCTGGCGGCGCGGCCAGCGGGCGCGCGGCAGCAGGCCGAGGGCCGGGCCGCCGTCCTCGTACGGGAGCAGTCTGGCCGCCCGCCCGTGCCGGGCGATCAGGGGAGACGGGTGGCCGGCGAGGCAGAGACCCGCCCGGCGTCCGTCGGGCGCGATGTCGACGGTGCAGAGGGTCGCGAAGATCTCGTCGCTCTCCCGCTCGTGCTCCAGGACCTGCTGCATCGTCGAGAGCAGCTCGTCCCCGCACAGGCCCGCGAAGGTCAGCGCCCGCCACGCGATCCGCAGCTCGACGCCGAGGGCCGCCTCGTCGGGTCCGTGCCCGCAGACGTCACCGATCATGGCGTGGACGGTGCCGTCGGGCGTGCGGACGGTGTCGTAGAAGTCGCCGCCGAGCAGCGCGCGGGAGCGGCCGGGCCGGTAGTGGGCCGCGAACCGCAGGTCCGAGCCCTCCAGGAGCGGGGTCGGGAGGAGTCCGCGCTCCAGGCGGGCGTTCTCCTGGGCCCGCAGCCGGGACTCGGCCAGTTTCACCTGGACGGCGTCGGCGCGCTTGCGCTCGACCGCGTACCGGATGGCCCGGGTGAGCAGCCGCCCGTCGAGCTCCTCGCGGAAGAGGTGGTCCTGGGCCCCGACCCGTACCGCCTCGGCCGCCAGCTCCGCGTCCGCCGAGGTCGCGAGGGCGAGGACGGCGTGGCGCGGGGCGAGGCGCAGGATGTGGCGCAGCGGGGCGAGCGGGTCCTCCCCGGCGGCGCGGGGGCCGGGCAGGGAGAGGTCGACGAGGACGCAGTGGACGTCGTCGGTGAGGAGCCGCTCGGCCTCGGTGAGGTTGCGGGCGGTACGGATGCGCACCCGGGTGCCGGCGGCGTCCGCCGCGTCGAGCAGTTCGGGTACGGCGAGGACACCCGCCGGGTCGTCCTCGACGACCAGGAGGGTGAGATCGGTGCGATCGCGGTCGGTTCCTGTGCCTGTGCCAGTCATAGCGGTGGCGTCCATAGCGGTGGCGTCGCCGGGTCCCGCGGCAGCAGAGACGATTCTCTGGCGCGGTACGGATACGGGCATCGGTCCGGAGCTTCCTTCCCTCCCCCCGAGGGTGCGCAGGGCGCCGGGTGGCGCCCCGCCCGTCCCGGACCATAGCGGTAGGTCGGGGCGCAGCGGAATGGTGATCAGCGCGTGGGTGGCCTCCCGGGTCTTGGCATATGCCGCGGAAGGGGAGGTAGTTGTCGCGGGATGGGCCGGGGAACGCCGGAGGAGCGGTCCCGGGGCAATGAGAAAGGTCACGCCGGGCGGGCGAGGTCCGTCAGGTCGGTGGAACGAATCCCGCCATGCGGGACGGACGGTTCTCGCCAGGTGGTGCGGGGTGGGGCGGGGTGGTGCGGGGTGGGGCGGCGTGGGGCGGGGTGGGGCGGCGTGGGGCGGCGTGGGGCGGGTTGGGACGGGTTGGGGGTGATGTGGGGCGGGAGGCGGCTCCCGGGCTGCGCTCCTGCCGGCCCGTGCCGCCTCCGGCGCCCGGTCATCCCGGCCGGACGACCCCCAGGATCTCCATCGAGCCCGCCCCCGCGAGGGTCACGTTCCGTCCTGGGCGTGGGGCGTGCACGATCGCGCCCTTGCCGATGTACATCCCGATGTGGCTCGCGTCCTTGAAGTAGACGATCAGGTCGCCCGGGCGCATGTCCTTGATGTCCACGCGCGGCAGCAGTCGCCACTGCTCCTGCGAGGTGCGCGGGATCGGGAGGCCCGCCTTGCCCCAGGCGAGCTGGGTCAGGCCGGAGCAGTCGAACGAGTCGGGGCCCTCCGCCCCCCACACGTACGGCTTCCCTATCTGCGCCGTCGCGAACTCGACCGCCTTCTTGCCCTGCGGGGTCGCCCCGGTCTTGAGGTCGCCGAGGATGCCGGTGTCGAGCCAGGTCGTCTGGGCCCGGTACTGGGCCTGCTCCTCCAGCCGGCGCAGTCGCTCCCGCTCCTCGGCGGCGAGCTCGGACTCCAGCTTCTTGGCCGCGGCGATCTTGTCGTTGATCTCCTTCTTCGCCTGGGCCTGCTTGACCCGGTGGGCCTCCAGCTTGGTCCAGTTGTCGCCGGCGTCCTTGGCGTAGGTGCTCAACTCCGCCTGGGTGCGGGTCATCTCGCCGAGGAGGTCCGTCGTGGCCTTCGACCCGGCCTTGAGCCGCCCCGCGTTGTCGAGGAAGAGCTGCGGGTCGTTGGTGAGGACGAGCTGCGCGCCGTCCGGGAGGCCGCCGTTGCGGTACTGCGCGCGGGCTGCGGCGCCCGCCTTGGCCTTGAGGTCCTCGATCTTCTCGCGGCCCTCCACGATCATCAGGGCGAGCCGGACGATCTCGGCGGACTGCTCCTTGGTCTTCTCCTCGGCGAGGTTGTACGCGTCGGTGGCGACGGCGGCCTGCCGGTACAGGACGTCGATCTCCTTGCGTACCTCCTCCAGGTTCTTCTTCGGCGGAGGAGGCGGCAGCGGAGCGGCGGCGGCCTGGAGGGTCAGCGCGGGTGAGGCCAGCACCGTCAGGGCGCAGATCACGGTGATCGCGGCGGTGGTGTGGCGACGTCGGTTCACAAGCTCCCCCTCGTAAACGGCCCGCGGTCCATCTGATTTACCGTCAGTAACTTAGCGGCGGCCTTGGCGATAGTGCCATGCGAAACCGGAAAGCAACAGGGGAAACCGGGGCCTGTCGGGTCGATCCTCACCTGGGGGGACGAGTGATGTGCGGGAGGCGTTCCCGACGTACGGGAAATTCGGCGGCCGTTGGGGAAAGAAGAGGGAAGAAGAGGAAAGGGCGAGGAAGGATCGACCCTCAGGTCCGCGGTGCCAGCGCCTCCCACCGCACCGTCACCTCGCCCTGTCGCCACCGTCGCGGACCGTCCGTCAGCGGCCAGTCCGCCGCCAGTTCACGGACCGAGCGGATCCACCGCTGCCGCGCGCCCAGCGAGGCGTACGGGGCGGCCGCCGCCCACGCCCGGTCGAAGTCCCGCAGGAAGGCGTGCACCGGTTCGCCCGGCACGTTGCGGTGGATGAGCGCCTTCGGCAGCCGTTCCGCCAGGTCCGAGGGCCGCTCCAGCGAACCGAGCCGGGTCGCGAAGGTCACCGTGCGCGGCCCGCTCCGGTCGAGGGTCACCCACACGTGCCGCCGCCCGATCTCGTCGCAGGTGCCCTCGACGAGCAGCCCCTCGGGCGCGAGCCGCCCGCACAGTCGCGCCCACACGGCCGCGACCTGCTCCTCGTCGTACTGGCGCAGCACGTTCGCCGCCCGGATCAGGGACGGCTGGCCGGGCACCGGCACCTCGAAGCCGCCGTGAAGGAAGGAGAGGCCCTCGTGCTCGTACGGCTTCGCGGCCTCGACCCGGGCGGGTTCGATCTCGATGCCGTAGAGGCGGGTGCGGGGCTCGACGGTGCGCAGCCGGGCGAGCAACTCGACGGCGGTCCAGGGGGCGGCCCCGTAACCGAGGTCGACGGCGAGCGGCGGTTCGGCGGAGCGGCGGAGGGCGGGGCCGTGGACGGCGGCGATCCAGCGGTCCATGCGGCGCAGCCGGTTGGGGTTGGTGGTCCCGCGGGTCGGTGTGCCGACGGGGCGGGTGGTGCGCGGGGCCATGGCACGAGCGTACGGGGTGGGGCGCGACCGACCGGCCACGCCCGGAGGGCCCGGAGGACCCGGAGCGTCCGGAGTACCCGGCGTACCCGGAGTACCCGGAGTACCCGAAGTGCCCGTCGTACCCGGCGCACCCCCTGGATACATCCGCCCCACCCCCTGCCCAACCGGTAATGAATTGGCAAAGCGCCGTGCCCGGCGGAAATGAAAGGGGTCATTCCGGTGTTGTCGCGGCTGAAGGGCGCCACGCGTCCTTCAGCTGTCATGCCCGACAGCCGCCCCCAGCTCAGTTCCCGAGCGGAAGGACCGCCGACGTGAGCCAGTACGTGTCCCGGTTCGCCGGTGCCCGGCACCGGCACCAGGCGCCGGCCCGGCTCCGGCTCCCCGGCCGGAACCGCACCCCGCGCCGGATCGCCATGCTCAGCGTCCACACCTCGCCGCTGCACCAGCCGGGCACCGGCGACGCGGGCGGCATGAACGTCTACATCGTCGAGCTGGCCAAGCGTCTCGCCGCCATCGACATCGAGGTGGAGATCTTCACCCGGGCCACCACCGGCGGCCTTCCGCCGGTGGTCGAGCTCACCCCCGGCGTCCTCGTCCGGCACGTCGACGCCGGCCCGTACGAGGGTCTGGCCAAGGAGGAGCTGCCGGCCCAGCTCTGCGCCTTCACGCACGGCGTGATGCAGGCGTGGGCGGGCCACCGCCCCGGCCACTACGACCTCGTCCACTCCCACTACTGGCTCTCCGGTCACGTCGGCTGGCTCGCCGCCGAGCGCTGGGGCGTCCCGCTCGTCCACGCCATGCACACCATGGCGAAGGTCAAGAACGCGGCGCTCGCCGAGGGCGACACCCCCGAGCCCGCGGCCCGCGTCATCGGCGAGACCCAGATCGTCTCGGCCGCCGACCGGCTGATCGCCAACACGGCCGAGGAGGCCGACGAGCTCGCCCGTTTCTACGACGCGGACCCCGGCAAGATCGCGGTCGTCCACCCGGGCGTGAACCTCGACCACTTCCGTCCCGCCGACGGCCGCGCCGCCGCCCGGGCCCGCCTCGGGCTCCCGCAGGACGCCTTCATCCCGGTCTTCGCCGGCCGCATACAGCCGCTGAAGGCCCCGGACATCCTGCTGCACGCCGCCGCCAAGCTCCTGGAGCAGGACCCGTCGCTGCGCACCCGCATGGTGGTCCCCGTCGTCGGCGGCCCGAGCGGCAGCGGCCTCGCCAAGCCGGAGGGCCTCCAGAAGCTCGCCGCGCGGCTGGGCATCGCCGACATCGTGCGCTTCCACCCGCCGGTGGGGCAGGACCGGCTCGCCGACTGGTTCCGCGCGGCGAGCGTCCTCGTCATGCCCTCGTACAGCGAGTCCTTCGGTCTGGTCGCCATCGAGGCGCAGGCGGCCGGCACCCCGGTCGTCGCGGCGGCGGTGGGCGGTCTGCCCGTCGCCGTACGGGACGACGTGACCGGTTTCCTCGTCCAGGGGCACGACCCGACGGACTACGCCCGCGCGCTCGGCCGGTTCGTGACCGATCCGTCGCTGACGGCCCGGATGGGCGCGGCGGCGGCCCTGCACGCCGGTTCGTTCGGCTGGGACACGGCGGCCTCGGGGACGGCCGACGTGTACACGGCGGCCATGCACGACCATCGGGTGCGCGAGAACCGCCGTCGCGTACGCTCCCACCATGGCTGAGGACGTACGGCAGGTCATCGAGTCCACCTTCGACGACGCGGAACTGGAGTGGGAGTCCCCCG
Above is a genomic segment from Streptomyces sp. NBC_00094 containing:
- a CDS encoding helix-turn-helix domain-containing protein; amino-acid sequence: MASLNVGNLGEYLREQRRTAQLSLRQLADAAGVSNPYLSQIERGLRKPSAEVLQQVAKALRISAETLYVRAGILDEKEREELETRAVILADPSINERQKQVLLQIYDSFRKENAAEQAAEAAAEKAAGTGTDTAPGTGTDTAPGTGTDTAPGTGTDTAPGTDTAATPDATPSSS
- a CDS encoding DUF2516 family protein — encoded protein: MLRAGFDSLLTLVILLVFTGFAVAALVFAAMAREDAYRAAEKQTKKFWLILLGINLALNLLLPMLFLQIAGLIAAIVFMVDVRPALAQVSGGGRGGRRGGGSSSDGPYGPYNGGR
- a CDS encoding PP2C family protein-serine/threonine phosphatase, which gives rise to MDATAMTGTGTGTDRDRTDLTLLVVEDDPAGVLAVPELLDAADAAGTRVRIRTARNLTEAERLLTDDVHCVLVDLSLPGPRAAGEDPLAPLRHILRLAPRHAVLALATSADAELAAEAVRVGAQDHLFREELDGRLLTRAIRYAVERKRADAVQVKLAESRLRAQENARLERGLLPTPLLEGSDLRFAAHYRPGRSRALLGGDFYDTVRTPDGTVHAMIGDVCGHGPDEAALGVELRIAWRALTFAGLCGDELLSTMQQVLEHERESDEIFATLCTVDIAPDGRRAGLCLAGHPSPLIARHGRAARLLPYEDGGPALGLLPRARWPRRQVELGGAWSLLMYTDGLIEGRSAGPGSPRLGQDGMVDMINRQLSSGLRGEELLEAAVTEVRSLNGGELTDDVAVLALERDKDRDKGRDRDRERARG
- a CDS encoding C40 family peptidase — its product is MNRRRHTTAAITVICALTVLASPALTLQAAAAPLPPPPPKKNLEEVRKEIDVLYRQAAVATDAYNLAEEKTKEQSAEIVRLALMIVEGREKIEDLKAKAGAAARAQYRNGGLPDGAQLVLTNDPQLFLDNAGRLKAGSKATTDLLGEMTRTQAELSTYAKDAGDNWTKLEAHRVKQAQAKKEINDKIAAAKKLESELAAEERERLRRLEEQAQYRAQTTWLDTGILGDLKTGATPQGKKAVEFATAQIGKPYVWGAEGPDSFDCSGLTQLAWGKAGLPIPRTSQEQWRLLPRVDIKDMRPGDLIVYFKDASHIGMYIGKGAIVHAPRPGRNVTLAGAGSMEILGVVRPG
- a CDS encoding class I SAM-dependent methyltransferase, with product MAPRTTRPVGTPTRGTTNPNRLRRMDRWIAAVHGPALRRSAEPPLAVDLGYGAAPWTAVELLARLRTVEPRTRLYGIEIEPARVEAAKPYEHEGLSFLHGGFEVPVPGQPSLIRAANVLRQYDEEQVAAVWARLCGRLAPEGLLVEGTCDEIGRRHVWVTLDRSGPRTVTFATRLGSLERPSDLAERLPKALIHRNVPGEPVHAFLRDFDRAWAAAAPYASLGARQRWIRSVRELAADWPLTDGPRRWRQGEVTVRWEALAPRT
- the mshA gene encoding D-inositol-3-phosphate glycosyltransferase is translated as MSQYVSRFAGARHRHQAPARLRLPGRNRTPRRIAMLSVHTSPLHQPGTGDAGGMNVYIVELAKRLAAIDIEVEIFTRATTGGLPPVVELTPGVLVRHVDAGPYEGLAKEELPAQLCAFTHGVMQAWAGHRPGHYDLVHSHYWLSGHVGWLAAERWGVPLVHAMHTMAKVKNAALAEGDTPEPAARVIGETQIVSAADRLIANTAEEADELARFYDADPGKIAVVHPGVNLDHFRPADGRAAARARLGLPQDAFIPVFAGRIQPLKAPDILLHAAAKLLEQDPSLRTRMVVPVVGGPSGSGLAKPEGLQKLAARLGIADIVRFHPPVGQDRLADWFRAASVLVMPSYSESFGLVAIEAQAAGTPVVAAAVGGLPVAVRDDVTGFLVQGHDPTDYARALGRFVTDPSLTARMGAAAALHAGSFGWDTAASGTADVYTAAMHDHRVRENRRRVRSHHG